In the genome of Luteitalea pratensis, the window GACGCGATGTCGACGATGACATCGCCTTGTGCTTGCGGCGACCACACGATGAGGGGACCATCGGCATTGACCTGCCCCGCCACCGTGATCGTCGTGAAGCCGATGGACCCGAGGCTCGCCATCTGCCACTGCTCGGCCTCGATGCTCGTCGTCGGCCACGGCAGGTCGATGGTCACGCGACAGACCGGGTTGGGCATTCCGCGCGTGTTGCGCACGCTGTCCTGGAACACCGGCTTGTCGCACGTGATGGTAATCCCCTTCGCAAGTTCGGCCGGGGCAATCACGACGTCGTTGTCGAGGACGCGGCCGTTCATGAGCGCGACCTTCTCGATGTGGATGCCGGGCTCGCTGCCGCCGCTCGCGCGGCACAGGATGTCGATCGCCTGCTGCACCGTGCGCACCGTCGCCAGGTTGCTGCAGGCCGACGGGTCGTAGGACACATCCGATGCCGCGATCGCGGTGAGGGGCGGGAACAGGGGCCGGCAGTCGGCGAGGTTGCTGAAGACGCCACCGCCGAAACGTACCGCGGCGAGCGCGCAGTAGTGATGGTCCGTGCCGTGCCGGCGTTCGAAGATCGGCTGCGATGGGTTCCTGGGGTCGAGCGGCCACTCGACCTTGCCTGTCAGCGTCCGCGCCGGGATCTGCCAGTAGTCGCCCGGCGTGAAGGTGCCCCTGTCGAACTCGACCTGCACACCGTCCTCGAGATCGATGGGCTGGCCGGATACGACCGTGTCCACGCCGTCCCATCGCCGCAGCGTTGGTTGGCTGCCCACAGCCAGGTTCGTGTTGGCCGGAATGAGGACCGTCACCTCGTCGCCGAGCACCGTCTGTACCTCGAGCAGCAGACCCGGCTCGTTGCGCAGCTCTCGTGCTTCATCGGTCAGTTCCACGAAGCGCGCCGACGCGAATCCCAGCACATCGTCCCGGCCGGGATCCTCGACACGGATCGTCTTCGCCACCGCGTCGACGGCAAGCACGCGCGAGACGATGCTGCCGTTGTCGCGCGACCACTTGAAGCGGACCCTGTTCTCGACCGTGTCGTGGATCTCCACGCGATACAGCTGGTTCTCGAGCCGCCGGTAGCCGCCACCCTGCGGCGCGAGGCAGTCGTTGGTCGCGTCCTCGCCGGGGACGGCGCGCGCACGCAGCCGTCCGGTCGGCGCCTCCGGCGCGACAAACGCGCCGCATCCCTTCTCCTCGACCTCGACCAGCCGTGCCTGCCATACCACCTGCACCCGCGTGGCAGTGTCGGGACCACCCAGCGCGACCTCGCGCAGGGCCGGAAATCCATCTGGCGACTGATCGACCGCCGTGACGTGTCGCTCCCACACATCGAGGTACACCGCGAACAAGCCATCATCGACGGGCAAGGGCACGCCAGGCAGATCTGGCTGCTTCGACAGTCGCATGCCACCTTCGCGATGGTTCTCGCACCGCAGGCCGTCCACGTAGATCTGCCCTGGCGCGATCAGCAGATCCCGACCTTCGTCAGCGAGTGCGACCTGGAAGTGCCGGAACTCGTCGGGCGAATGCTTGGGTGCACCGGTGCGGCCGATGGCGTCGACCGCCGATGCCCGCTCGCGCTGTAGCGCGAGATCGGCCTGCTCGTTCCACTCGGCGTCGAGCAGCACGCGTCCCTGTTGAAGGCGCACACCGCTGTATCGGTTGGTGGGGCGGTGGGTCGAGCGACTGAAATCACCCTTCATGCTTCACCTCGAAAACTCCGGAACTCCGGTGCCGGTCGCCGACCGACGCGCAACGATGACCGTCGAGCAATTTGTCCACCGTAGCCTTGGCGAAGGTGGAAGCTCGACGGCTACACCCATAGCTCGACGGTTACGACAGCACCCCCGTCGACCTGAAGGTCGACGGCTACAACAGCAAACGCGACGGCTACCACGGCAATCATGACTGTGGCGACGCGACGATCACGCCCGCCTCGAGTCCGAACCGCAGGTACTCGTCGACCGCGATCTGCAAATTGCGCAGTCGCTGCGGCGCCTGCAGGAAGTGCCAGGCGCCCATCTCGCCCTGGTCCTCGGCCCCACGCGCAATGCGTTCGGGACACGTCGGCGCGAGCATCCCGTAGCCCGGATCGCCGTAGCGCAGCGATGAGAAGACGGGCGGCTCCGCGTTGCGCGCGGCCGTTGCCGGATGACAGCGGTAGCGTCGCGGCGTGCTGGACGCGAAGGGCAAGGCGCAGAACCGCACGCAGCCGACCTGCCGCCGCTCGACGATCACTTCGCCGACGAAGATGCTGTCGGCGGCCTCGATCGTCCTGGATCGCGCAGCGCCGACAACGGTGCTGCGGGCGACGTCGAGGGCATCGGCGGCGATCGCGCCGTCCACGATGCTGTCGGCGACGTGGAGGCTTGCCGAGGACAGCCCGATCGGCAGGTCACCGGTAATGCTCCGCGACACGCTGATCTGCAGGCGCGGATTGGCGTCGATCGCCAGCGACAGCGCGCGCGGTGCGAACGTGCAATGCTCGATGTGCAGCGCGCCGAGGTGCCCGGCGGTCACTGCAAGAGCGCCCTCGAGCAGCAGCCCGTGCAGTACGAGGGCGCCGGGATCCGGGCTGGTGGCGGCCGCCATGCCCTTCACCTCGATGCGTCCGCGCA includes:
- a CDS encoding DUF6519 domain-containing protein, with translation MKGDFSRSTHRPTNRYSGVRLQQGRVLLDAEWNEQADLALQRERASAVDAIGRTGAPKHSPDEFRHFQVALADEGRDLLIAPGQIYVDGLRCENHREGGMRLSKQPDLPGVPLPVDDGLFAVYLDVWERHVTAVDQSPDGFPALREVALGGPDTATRVQVVWQARLVEVEEKGCGAFVAPEAPTGRLRARAVPGEDATNDCLAPQGGGYRRLENQLYRVEIHDTVENRVRFKWSRDNGSIVSRVLAVDAVAKTIRVEDPGRDDVLGFASARFVELTDEARELRNEPGLLLEVQTVLGDEVTVLIPANTNLAVGSQPTLRRWDGVDTVVSGQPIDLEDGVQVEFDRGTFTPGDYWQIPARTLTGKVEWPLDPRNPSQPIFERRHGTDHHYCALAAVRFGGGVFSNLADCRPLFPPLTAIAASDVSYDPSACSNLATVRTVQQAIDILCRASGGSEPGIHIEKVALMNGRVLDNDVVIAPAELAKGITITCDKPVFQDSVRNTRGMPNPVCRVTIDLPWPTTSIEAEQWQMASLGSIGFTTITVAGQVNADGPLIVWSPQAQGDVIVDIASWLSSNLLEALAQRTHGQIKRLLARLSLNGNFIWGPRGPDLYLDGEAFGVPARGHTALRLPSGNNRSGGNFEMWFWLGPEEAPQPRVGLIPSRTSRFFSSNLGREAIAFGIQREHRSVVEALPPNYAVDAAQAFDPTRAAALAGRTGVRTLTALSSTRFEKLGTVLNDMLSTHLRLEIRTTPLEDNILLRQVRTSMAAGNPPDFVVGDEALMAKLNELQYPGALLAI